One part of the Drosophila teissieri strain GT53w chromosome 3R, Prin_Dtei_1.1, whole genome shotgun sequence genome encodes these proteins:
- the LOC122620041 gene encoding uncharacterized protein LOC122620041: protein MQQRILVLLLGCVAFANAFGISLPFLSPSRDSVEPPANSKLCTPMEDAPSERVHSLISPADQPSSTPTDFVVVNGRPVVPLPTLAPISTSTATQINRGAYEGNVANLPVECQPTPLGIGTRLSSQLLNILTILG from the exons ATGCAACAGCGT ATTCTAGTCCTTCTACTCGGCTGTGTGGCATTTGCCAATGCGTTTGGCATCAGCCTGCCATTTTTAAGCCCATCAAGGGACTCTGTCGAGCCTCCAGCCAATTCAAAATTATGCACACCCATGGAGGATGCACCTTCGGAAAGGGTTCACTCCCTGATCTCGCCAGCTGATCAACCAAGTAGCACACCGACTGATTTTGTAGTCGTGAATGGCAGACCTGTGGTACCCCTACCCACACTTGCACCGATTTCAACTTCAACTGCAACTCAGATTAACAGAGGAGCATATGAGGGAAATGTGGCCAATCTTCCGGTGGAGTGCCAACCCACTCCGTTGGGTATCGGAACTCGGTTGAGTTCGCAGCTCCTGAACATACTAACGATCTTGGGCTAA
- the LOC122620039 gene encoding uncharacterized protein LOC122620039, which translates to MQLSVIFALLGWIAVVNASGGLSQLFLTASNRPTSNDNYEPPSSKQVISGIKQCNLVETTSAEPNELLQSTNSPGDTEPLPTLAPSSSLRSTEINTNIDKIPQKNERVVVPLPTLKPTSTLGPIQVGSEDGERNSPPSGIRGLIPLAAKAVGILKERVDDIVPNPIPIKKLVALPTLKPTSTSTTTEVLLETEDDEDDCETLPDGIGSRLDAKTLKSLVKTQTG; encoded by the exons ATGCAACTAAGT GTTATATTTGCGCTGCTTGGCTGGATCGCCGTTGTAAATGCTAGTGGTGGTCTAAGCCAACTCTTCCTAACGGCCTCAAATAGACCAACTTCCAATGATAACTATGAGCCGCCTTCATCTAAGCAGGTAATATCGGGAATTAAACAGTGCAACCTCGTTGAAACTACGAGTGCAGAGCCAAATGAACTGCTGCAAAGTACCAATTCTCCTGGAGATACTGAACCCCTTCCAACTCTGGCTCCCAGCTCCTCTTTACGTTCCACGGAAATCAACACTAATATTGATAAAATACCCCAGAAAAACGAGAGAGTGGTTGTACCTCTACCAACACTGAAGCCCACTTCCACTTTAGGCCCAATTCAAGTTGGCAGTGAAGATGGCGAAAGGAATTCACCTCCCAGCGGTATTAGGGGACTAATTCCTTTGGCCGCCAAGGCAGTGGGAATACTTAAAGAAAGGGTGGATGATATTGTACCCAATCCGATTCCAATCAAAAAACTTGTAGCACTACCAACTCTGAAGCCAACTTCCACTTCAACAACAACCGAAGTCCTCTTGGAAACGGAAGACGATGAGGACGATTGCGAAACTCTGCCCGACGGTATTGGATCACGATTAGATGCCAAAACTCTTAAATCGTTAGTTAAAACTCAAACGGGATAA
- the LOC122620043 gene encoding uncharacterized protein LOC122620043, whose translation MIRVTTCLLVFVYFVFYIDQNYAATKVLYEFHIREANQQRDEKGELKDSSEESGEEPELIITGKRTSSYVFPIKDNNYVYVETATYVADNNGYHVKYNITLDTVELDRRLSGQALKTTAG comes from the exons ATGATCAGAGTTACTACG tGCCTGTTGGTGTTTGTATACTTTGTCTTTTATATCGATCAAAACTATGCCGCCACCAAAGTGCTTTACGAATTTCA CATTAGGGAAGCCAACCAACAGCGAGATGAGAAGGGGGAGCTCAAGGATTCGTCCGAGGAATCTGGCGAGGAACCCGAACTGATCATCACCGGCAAACGAACCTCTTCGTACGTTTTTCCCATCAAGGATAACAACTATGTGTACGTGGAAACGGCCACCTATGTGGCGGATAACAATGGTTACCATGTCAAGTACAACATCACCTTGGATACCGTGGAACTTGACCGCCGTCTCAGCGGACAAGCACTTAAGACCACCGCCGGTTAG
- the LOC122620037 gene encoding neprilysin-4, with product MASQPLGLLLGAILLSICAIDASVPHPLAANYSIDILRLAKAAHIKAYMGDEEQACNSFYNYACANWPRLHPARKLKTRTNYLEELQELYIRKSADMLKSATRGAENSADRQLKYFYGSCRLQTNDTRSALNTLQNVTDFRGGWPEIRVASWYQYEYDWLQVVANLKRKLGVDIFIGLEVVLDYKEEKMHRLKIGAPQFAMSRRHYVHPHYDGTRELYERAIEDKLKLYFPEQSAHWRQQVASQVVQIEQQLAKGLPHNPALTLAQTTRQRTAAEMKAAYGSYVDVTRYLQMIFNDNLYMDVYETPEDYMANLVDVIRETPKLQLANYTMWKALEALDTARVPPSQRADIWCVQLAQQYFPHQLESLFHRNYNHMQMINELQSTWSDIKRVFREDLQASERLLWLTLETRQKAISKLEALKLHFRTHDDNKLIRQMHGLSLHMDNFYPNLVSVLQWKTQRGLAKLMAEPVAEDEVYKLPHYEIQKNRIQVPITFLQARFFWDPAYPNALKYATLGVLLARQMLHGFDGVGRRYDAYGYQNNWWDHTSESSYSRRTQCFQEQYAIFVEYKGKPVQDKDLLRRIVADNGALDIAYRAYQQWLKNAAETPVVYQRERLPLLGLDHNQIFYLGYAQLYCTDYPESVERFDELPEQLRINTALSNSQQFANAYACSREDKLNARFKCTLY from the coding sequence ATGGCCTCGCAACCGCTTGGACTCCTGCTGGGAGCCATCCTGCTTTCCATATGCGCCATCGATGCTTCAGTGCCTCATCCTTTGGCCGCCAACTATTCGATCGACATCCTGCGCCTGGCCAAGGCGGCTCACATCAAGGCCTATATGGGCGATGAGGAGCAGGCTTGCAACAGTTTCTACAACTATGCCTGCGCCAATTGGCCGCGTTTGCATCCCGCTCGAAAGTTGAAGACACGCACCAACTACCTGGAGGAGCTCCAGGAGCTGTATATCCGGAAGAGCGCCGATATGCTCAAGAGTGCGACCAGGGGAGCTGAGAACAGTGCCGATCGCCAGTTGAAGTACTTCTACGGCTCATGCCGCCTTCAAACAAATGACACGCGATCCGCCTTGAATACGCTGCAAAATGTGACGGATTTCCGGGGAGGTTGGCCAGAGATTCGTGTTGCCTCGTGGTATCAGTACGAGTACGATTGGCTGCAGGTGGTGGCGAATTTGAAGCGCAAGTTGGGCGTGGACATCTTCATAGGACTGGAGGTGGTACTCGACTACAAGGAGGAGAAGATGCACCGCTTGAAGATCGGTGCTCCCCAGTTTGCCATGTCACGGCGTCACTACGTCCATCCCCACTACGATGGCACTCGGGAACTGTACGAGCGTGCGATCGAAGATAAGTTGAAACTGTATTTCCCGGAACAATCGGCACACTGGAGGCAGCAGGTGGCCAGCCAAGTCGTCCAAAtcgagcagcagctggccaagggATTGCCCCACAATCCAGCGCTCACCTTGGCGCAAACCACTCGCCAAAGGACCGCCGCTGAGATGAAGGCTGCCTATGGCAGCTATGTGGATGTGACCCGGTATTTGCAGATGATTTTCAACGACAACCTGTACATGGATGTGTATGAGACACCCGAGGATTACATGGCCAATCTGGTGGATGTGATAAGGGAAACGCCCAAGCTGCAGCTGGCCAACTATACCATGTGGAAGGCATTGGAAGCGTTGGATACCGCACGAGTGCCACCGTCCCAGAGAGCTGATATCTGGTGTGTCCAGCTGGCGCAGCAATACTTCCCCCATCAGCTGGAGAGCCTGTTCCATCGCAACTACAACCACATGCAGATGATCAATGAGTTGCAATCGACGTGGTCGGATATCAAGCGAGTCTTTCGCGAGGATCTGCAGGCCTCGGAGCGTCTGCTCTGGCTAACATTGGAGACCAGGCAGAAGGCCATCAGCAAGCTGGAGGCTTTGAAGCTGCACTTCCGGACCCACGACGACAACAAGTTGATTCGCCAGATGCACGGACTTAGTCTGCACATGGATAACTTTTACCCGAACCTGGTGAGCGTGCTCCAGTGGAAGACACAACGCGGCTTGGCCAAGTTGATGGCCGAACCGGTGGCCGAGGATGAAGTGTACAAGCTGCCGCACTACGAGATCCAGAAGAATCGCATCCAGGTGCCGATCACTTTCCTGCAGGCAAGATTCTTCTGGGATCCCGCCTATCCCAATGCCCTGAAGTACGCCACCTTGGGTGTGCTCCTCGCTCGCCAAATGCTCCACGGATTCGATGGCGTGGGCAGGCGTTACGATGCCTATGGTTATCAGAACAACTGGTGGGATCACACCTCGGAGAGTTCGTACTCCCGCCGTACCCAGTGTTTCCAGGAGCAGTACGCCATCTTTGTGGAGTACAAGGGTAAGCCGGTGCAGGACAAGGATCTGCTGCGTAGAATTGTAGCCGATAATGGTGCCCTGGACATCGCCTATCGCGCCTACCAACAATGGCTGAAGAATGCGGCCGAAACACCAGTTGTATATCAAAGGGAACGTCTGCCACTCCTCGGTCTTGACCACAATCAGATCTTCTATCTGGGCTATGCGCAGCTGTACTGCACCGACTATCCGGAATCTGTGGAGCGGTTCGATGAGCTTCCCGAGCAGCTGCGGATTAACACGGCGCTGTCCAATTCCCAACAGTTCGCCAATGCCTACGCTTGCTCCAGGGAGGACAAGCTGAACGCGCGCTTTAAGTGCACGCTCTACTAA